A section of the Passer domesticus isolate bPasDom1 chromosome 17, bPasDom1.hap1, whole genome shotgun sequence genome encodes:
- the ABCB9 gene encoding ABC-type oligopeptide transporter ABCB9, with product MRAWKAVASTLALSGADVAVTTLLYTHSQGGRNVLQDLRHFNIFNSLLDIWGGCLYRSCVLLGAAIGVATNTAYGPRRLRASRTFIAVVCLLMGIYMMVKLLLYSEVRKTIRDPWFWGLFAWTYVALAATFGLWQLLACVTSSREALGPSSESRAEVEESCDGGTPRDKREEAAGPTIHKLLSYTKPDALFLGIASFFLLVAALGETFLPYYTGLAIDGIVVQKSMDRFSTAVLVMSLLAIGSSFAAGIRGGVFTLIFARLNIRLRNCLFRSLVSQEMSFFDENRTGDVISRLTSDTTIVSDLVSQNINIFLRNVVKATGVIFFMFSLSWKLSLVTFMGFPIIMLVSDVYGKYYQKLSKDVQSALAKANNTAEETISAMKTVRSFANEETEANVYWQKLQQVYKLNKREAMAYTYYVWSSGLTLLVVQVSILYYGGHLVISGQMTSGNLISFIIYEFVLGDCMESIGSVYSGLMQGVGAAEKVFEFIDRQPTMVHDGSLAPDHVEGKVEFRNVTFSYRTRSATQVLQDVSFTLHPGKVTALVGPSGSGKSSCVNILENFYPLQDGQVLLDGRPINMYDHKYLHSVISLVSQEPVLFARSIADNISYGLASASFESVVQAAQKANAHNFITELQDGYHTEAGEKGAQLSGGQKQRVAIARALIRAPPILILDEATSALDAESEHAIQQAIYGDLQNHTVLVIAHRLSTVERAHNIIVLDKGRVVQQGSHKELMEEGGLYSKLVQRQILGLEGGGTDSGQPAARGDAAKAPGGLEEEFRIDHSLPAAAQDDFTNAAPK from the exons ATGCGCGCCTGGAAGGCGGTGGCCAGCACGCTGGCGCTCAGCGGGGCCGATGTGGCGGTCACCACGCTGCTCTACACCCACAGCCAGGGCGGCCGGAATGTCCTGCAGGACCTGCGGCACTTCAACATCTTCAACTCGCTGCTGGACATCTGGGGGGGCTGCCTGTACCGCAGCTGCGTGCTGCTGGGCGCCGCCATCGGCGTGGCCACCAACACGGCCTACGGCCCCCGGCGCCTCAGGGCGTCGCGGACCTTCATCGCCGTCGTCTGCCTCctcatgggcatctacatgatGGTGAAGCTGCTGCTCTACTCGGAGGTGCGGAAGACCATCAGGGACCCCTGGTTCTGGGGGCTCTTTGCCTGGACCTACGTGGCGCTGGCGGCCACCTTcgggctgtggcagctgctggccTGTGTCACCTCCTCCCGCGAGGCGCTGGGGCCCAGCTCCGAGTCCCGCGCCGAGGTGGAGGAGAGCTGTGATGGGGGCACCCCGAGGGACAagagggaggaggcagcaggtcCCACCATCCATAAGCTGCTGTCCTACACCAAGCCGGATGCCTTGTTCCTGGGCATCgcctccttcttcctcctcgTGGCCGCCTTGG GAGAGACCTTCCTGCCCTACTACACAGGGCTGGCCATCGACGGCATCGTGGTGCAGAAGAGCATGGATCGCTTCTCCACGGCAGTGCTGGTCATGTCACTGCTCGCCATAGGAAG CTCATTTGCCGCAGGTATCCGGGGCGGCGTTTTCACACTCATCTTCGCACGGCTGAACATCCGCCTGCGGAACTGCCTCTTCAGGTCCCTGGTGTCTCAGGAGATGAGTTTTTTTGATGAGAATCGCACAG GGGACGTCATCTCCCGCCTGACGTCGGACACGACCATCGTGAGCGACCTGGTCTCGCAGAACATCAACATCTTCCTGCGCAACGTGGTGAAGGCCACGGGCGTCATCTTCTTCATGTTCAGCCTCTCCTGGAAGCTCTCCCTGGTCACCTTCATGGGCTTCCCCATCATCATGCTGGTGTCTGATGTCTATGGGAAGTACTACCAG aagCTCTCCAAGGACGTGCAGAGCGCTCTGGCCAAGGCCAACAACACGGCTGAGGAGACCATCTCGGCCATGAAGACCGTCCGCAGCTTTGCCAACGAGGAGACAGAGGCCAACGTGTActggcagaagctgcagcaggtgTACAAGCTCAACAAGCGGGAGGCCATGGCTTACACCTACTACGTCTGGTCCAGTGGG CTGACCCTGCTGGTGGTCCAGGTCAGCATCCTTTACTACGGTGGGCACCTCGTGATCTCTGGGCAAATGACGAGTGGAAACCTGATATCCTTCATCATTTATGAGTTCGTGCTGGGGGACTGCATGGAG TCCATCGGCTCCGTGTACAGCGGCCTCATGCAGGGCGTGGGGGCTGCTGAGAAGGTCTTTGAGTTCATCGACCGCCAGCCCACCATGGTGCACGACGGCTCCCTGGCCCCGGACCATGTGGAGGGGAAGGTGGAGTTCAGGAATGTCACCTTTTCCTACCGCACTCGCTCTGCCACCCAGGTCCTCCAG GACGTGTCCTTCACCCTGCACCCTGGCAAAGTGACAGCGCTGGTGGGTCCTTCAGGGAGTGGGAAGAGCTCCTGTGTGAACATCCTGGAGAACTTCTACCCTCTGCAGGacgggcaggtgctgctggatgGGCGTCCCATTAACATGTACGATCACAAGTACCTGCACTCCGTG ATCTCCCTGGTGAGCCAGGAGCCCGTGCTGTTTGCCCGCTCCATTGCAGACAATATTTCCTATGGCTTGGCCTCAGCCTCCTTCGAGTCCGTGGTGCAGGCTGCCCAGAAGGCCAACGCCCACAACTTCATCACCGAGCTGCAGGACGGCTACCACACAG aggcaggggaaaaaggagctcaGCTGTCAGGTGGGCAGAAGCAGAGAGTGGCGATTGCCAGGGCCTTGATCCGAGCCCCTCCCATCCTCATCCTGGACGAAGCCACGAGCGCGCTGGATGCAGAGAGCGAGCACGCG ATTCAGCAGGCGATTTACGGCGACTTGCAGAACCACACGGTGCTTGTCATAGCTCACAGGCTGAGCACTGTGGAGAGGGCACACAACATCATTGTGCTGGACAAGGGCCGCGTGGTGCAGCAGGGCTCGCACAAGGAGCTGATGGAAGAAGGAGGCCTTTATTCCAAGCTGGTGCAGAGACAgatcctggggctggaggggggcGGCACGGACAGTGGCCAGCCTGCAGCCCGGGGGGATGCAGCCAAGGCACCTGGAGGGCTGGAGGAGGAGTTCAGGATAGACCATTCCCTGCCGGCCGCGGCACAGGACGATTTCACCAACGCCGCGCCCAAGTGA
- the LOC135282385 gene encoding CLK4-associating serine/arginine rich protein-like isoform X1, translating into MSAGPPFRGCACFFTDNIFVGRFGLHVRYRDAPQLRRDHGRALRERGCRSEEQLREVLREIEAEVQRRKELIHQSVERRAIISKCYKPKHPEVYTLQDSFLAPEFLEIERFCKSPGADLQGLLSYLESFSDKRIYRLPVFTQQFCQALLDELENFEQSDMPKGRPNTMNNYGVGLIPCASFPPNFIQGFAERAGHGRAFPDAAAGAAPAHHSAAVPGAGRGLPGQPQSLRGQVLPARGPGPQLPLRQRRSHPERLPGKRIHRRKSVLRGIQPGAAMAHGRARSSSKSDSRSRQERKERKRRKSSKDSQQGSSSPPRKRISGSQGHTSSLAAAREEKKKEGKDKKKRKASTSSSGTSSSTSSSSSSSSSSSSSDDSSDSDSKVKKSQDSKKKRVKQKDKKKRKKKKKKMKKKSKKKAKEKAKEEKAKGEEVPGPSLEQWQKEAVVDSGPALTDEQKSRIQAMKPMTKEEWDARQSVIRRVVDPETGRTRLIKGDGEVLEEIVSKERHKEINKQATRGDGLAFQVRTGMLQ; encoded by the exons ATGTCGGCGGGCCCGCCGTTCCGCGGGTGCGCCTGCTTTTTCACCGACAACATCTTCGTGGGGCGGTTCGGGCTGCACGTGCGGTACCGGGACGCGCCGCAGCTCCGCCGGGACCACGGCCGG GCGCTGCGGGAGCGCGGCTGCCGGAGCGAGGAGCAGCTGcgggaggtgctgagggag ATTGAGGCAGAAGTGCAGAGGAGAAAAGAGTTAATCCATCAGTCAGTGGAACGCAGAGCCATCATCTCCAAGTGCTACAAACCAAAACACCCAGAGGTGTACACTCTGCAG GATTCCTTCCTGGCCCCAGAGTTTCTGGAAATCGAGAGGTTCTGCAAATCCCCAGGTgctgatctccagggcctcctGAGCTACCTCGAGTCCTTCTCAG ACAAGAGGATCTATCGGCTCCCCGTGTTCACCCAGCAGTTctgccaggccctgctggaTGAGCTGGAGAACTTTGAGCAGTCGGACATGCCTAAAGGCAGGCCCAACACCATGAACAACTACGGGGTAGGACTCATCCCTTGTGCTTCTTTTCCTCCCAATTTTATTCAAG GTTTTGCTGAACGAGCTGGGCATGGACGAGCCTTTCCTGACGCCGCTGCGGGAGCGGCTCCGGCCCATCACAGCGCTGCTGTACCCGGAGCTGGGCGGGGCCTGCCTGGACAGCCACAAAGCCTTCGTGGTCAAGTACTCCCTGCACGAGGACCTGGACCTCAGCTCCCACTACGACAACGCCGAAGTCACCCTGAACGTTTGCCTGGGAAAAGAATTCACAGAAGGAAATCTGTACTTCGGGGAATTCAACCAG gagctgccatgGCCCACGGCCGCGCGCGGAGCAGCAGCAAAAGCGACTCCcggagcaggcaggagaggaaggagaggaaaaggaggaagagcagCAAGGACTcgcagcagggcagcagctctccacCCAGGAAGAGGATCTCTGGCTCTCAGGGACACACCTCGAGcttggcagcagccagggaag aaaagaaaaaggaaggaaaggacaaaaagaagaggaaggcCAGTACCTCTTCCTCTGGGACATCTTCGTCCACCAGctcttcctcatcttcctcttcctccagctcctcttctGATGACTCCAGTGACAGTGACTCCAAAGTGAAGAAGAGTCAAGACAGCAAAAAAAAGCGAGTgaaacaaaaagacaaaaagaagaggaagaagaagaagaaaaaaatgaagaagaaatcAAAGAAGAAGGCAAAGGAGAAGGCTAAGGAGGAGAAGGCCAAGGGAGAAGAGGTGCCTGGGCCCTCGCTGGAGCAGTGGCAGAAGGAGGCAGTGGTGGACTCTGGGCCAG ctctgacagatgaaCAGAAATCCCGGATCCAGGCCATGAAGCCAATGACAAAGGAGGAGTGGGACGCGAGGCAGAGCGTCATAAGGAGAGTGGTGGATCCTGAAACAGGGAGAACCAG GCTCATTAAAGGGGACGGGGAAGTCCTGGAAGAAATCGTCAGCAAGGAGAGACACAAGGAGATTAACAAG CAAGCCACGCGTGGGGACGGGCTGGCCTTCCAGGTGAGGACGGGCATGCTGCAGTGA
- the LOC135282385 gene encoding CLK4-associating serine/arginine rich protein-like isoform X2: MSAGPPFRGCACFFTDNIFVGRFGLHVRYRDAPQLRRDHGRALRERGCRSEEQLREVLREIEAEVQRRKELIHQSVERRAIISKCYKPKHPEVYTLQDSFLAPEFLEIERFCKSPGADLQGLLSYLESFSGFAERAGHGRAFPDAAAGAAPAHHSAAVPGAGRGLPGQPQSLRGQVLPARGPGPQLPLRQRRSHPERLPGKRIHRRKSVLRGIQPGAAMAHGRARSSSKSDSRSRQERKERKRRKSSKDSQQGSSSPPRKRISGSQGHTSSLAAAREEKKKEGKDKKKRKASTSSSGTSSSTSSSSSSSSSSSSSDDSSDSDSKVKKSQDSKKKRVKQKDKKKRKKKKKKMKKKSKKKAKEKAKEEKAKGEEVPGPSLEQWQKEAVVDSGPALTDEQKSRIQAMKPMTKEEWDARQSVIRRVVDPETGRTRLIKGDGEVLEEIVSKERHKEINKQATRGDGLAFQVRTGMLQ; encoded by the exons ATGTCGGCGGGCCCGCCGTTCCGCGGGTGCGCCTGCTTTTTCACCGACAACATCTTCGTGGGGCGGTTCGGGCTGCACGTGCGGTACCGGGACGCGCCGCAGCTCCGCCGGGACCACGGCCGG GCGCTGCGGGAGCGCGGCTGCCGGAGCGAGGAGCAGCTGcgggaggtgctgagggag ATTGAGGCAGAAGTGCAGAGGAGAAAAGAGTTAATCCATCAGTCAGTGGAACGCAGAGCCATCATCTCCAAGTGCTACAAACCAAAACACCCAGAGGTGTACACTCTGCAG GATTCCTTCCTGGCCCCAGAGTTTCTGGAAATCGAGAGGTTCTGCAAATCCCCAGGTgctgatctccagggcctcctGAGCTACCTCGAGTCCTTCTCAG GTTTTGCTGAACGAGCTGGGCATGGACGAGCCTTTCCTGACGCCGCTGCGGGAGCGGCTCCGGCCCATCACAGCGCTGCTGTACCCGGAGCTGGGCGGGGCCTGCCTGGACAGCCACAAAGCCTTCGTGGTCAAGTACTCCCTGCACGAGGACCTGGACCTCAGCTCCCACTACGACAACGCCGAAGTCACCCTGAACGTTTGCCTGGGAAAAGAATTCACAGAAGGAAATCTGTACTTCGGGGAATTCAACCAG gagctgccatgGCCCACGGCCGCGCGCGGAGCAGCAGCAAAAGCGACTCCcggagcaggcaggagaggaaggagaggaaaaggaggaagagcagCAAGGACTcgcagcagggcagcagctctccacCCAGGAAGAGGATCTCTGGCTCTCAGGGACACACCTCGAGcttggcagcagccagggaag aaaagaaaaaggaaggaaaggacaaaaagaagaggaaggcCAGTACCTCTTCCTCTGGGACATCTTCGTCCACCAGctcttcctcatcttcctcttcctccagctcctcttctGATGACTCCAGTGACAGTGACTCCAAAGTGAAGAAGAGTCAAGACAGCAAAAAAAAGCGAGTgaaacaaaaagacaaaaagaagaggaagaagaagaagaaaaaaatgaagaagaaatcAAAGAAGAAGGCAAAGGAGAAGGCTAAGGAGGAGAAGGCCAAGGGAGAAGAGGTGCCTGGGCCCTCGCTGGAGCAGTGGCAGAAGGAGGCAGTGGTGGACTCTGGGCCAG ctctgacagatgaaCAGAAATCCCGGATCCAGGCCATGAAGCCAATGACAAAGGAGGAGTGGGACGCGAGGCAGAGCGTCATAAGGAGAGTGGTGGATCCTGAAACAGGGAGAACCAG GCTCATTAAAGGGGACGGGGAAGTCCTGGAAGAAATCGTCAGCAAGGAGAGACACAAGGAGATTAACAAG CAAGCCACGCGTGGGGACGGGCTGGCCTTCCAGGTGAGGACGGGCATGCTGCAGTGA
- the LOC135282385 gene encoding 2-oxoglutarate and iron-dependent oxygenase domain-containing protein 2-like isoform X4 — MSAGPPFRGCACFFTDNIFVGRFGLHVRYRDAPQLRRDHGRALRERGCRSEEQLREVLREIEAEVQRRKELIHQSVERRAIISKCYKPKHPEVYTLQDSFLAPEFLEIERFCKSPGADLQGLLSYLESFSDKRIYRLPVFTQQFCQALLDELENFEQSDMPKGRPNTMNNYGVLLNELGMDEPFLTPLRERLRPITALLYPELGGACLDSHKAFVVKYSLHEDLDLSSHYDNAEVTLNVCLGKEFTEGNLYFGEFNQDAVPVPRYIEVQHLRGRGLLHRGGQMHGALPIASGQRWNLVLWLRCSAVRNRRCPMCRRPPQLVPAEGFGDGFTEPEEPPGSSVPVCALG, encoded by the exons ATGTCGGCGGGCCCGCCGTTCCGCGGGTGCGCCTGCTTTTTCACCGACAACATCTTCGTGGGGCGGTTCGGGCTGCACGTGCGGTACCGGGACGCGCCGCAGCTCCGCCGGGACCACGGCCGG GCGCTGCGGGAGCGCGGCTGCCGGAGCGAGGAGCAGCTGcgggaggtgctgagggag ATTGAGGCAGAAGTGCAGAGGAGAAAAGAGTTAATCCATCAGTCAGTGGAACGCAGAGCCATCATCTCCAAGTGCTACAAACCAAAACACCCAGAGGTGTACACTCTGCAG GATTCCTTCCTGGCCCCAGAGTTTCTGGAAATCGAGAGGTTCTGCAAATCCCCAGGTgctgatctccagggcctcctGAGCTACCTCGAGTCCTTCTCAG ACAAGAGGATCTATCGGCTCCCCGTGTTCACCCAGCAGTTctgccaggccctgctggaTGAGCTGGAGAACTTTGAGCAGTCGGACATGCCTAAAGGCAGGCCCAACACCATGAACAACTACGGG GTTTTGCTGAACGAGCTGGGCATGGACGAGCCTTTCCTGACGCCGCTGCGGGAGCGGCTCCGGCCCATCACAGCGCTGCTGTACCCGGAGCTGGGCGGGGCCTGCCTGGACAGCCACAAAGCCTTCGTGGTCAAGTACTCCCTGCACGAGGACCTGGACCTCAGCTCCCACTACGACAACGCCGAAGTCACCCTGAACGTTTGCCTGGGAAAAGAATTCACAGAAGGAAATCTGTACTTCGGGGAATTCAACCAG GACGCCGTCCCCGTGCCCAGGTACATCGAGGTGCAGCACctgcggggccgggggctgctgCACCGCGGCGGGCAGATGCACGGGGCGCTGCCCATCGCCTCGGGGCAGCGCTGGAACCTCGTGCTGTGGCTGCGCTGCTCGGCCGTGCGCAACCGCCGCTGCCCCATGTGCCGCCGGCCGCCGCAGCTGGTGCCGGCCGAGGGCTTCGGGGACGGCTTCACCGAGCCAGAGGAGCCGCCCGGCAGCAGCGTGCCCGTCTGCGCCCTGGGCTAG
- the LOC135282385 gene encoding ADP-ribosylation factor-like protein 6-interacting protein 4 isoform X3 → MPKGRPNTMNNYGVGLIPCASFPPNFIQGFAERAGHGRAFPDAAAGAAPAHHSAAVPGAGRGLPGQPQSLRGQVLPARGPGPQLPLRQRRSHPERLPGKRIHRRKSVLRGIQPGAAMAHGRARSSSKSDSRSRQERKERKRRKSSKDSQQGSSSPPRKRISGSQGHTSSLAAAREEKKKEGKDKKKRKASTSSSGTSSSTSSSSSSSSSSSSSDDSSDSDSKVKKSQDSKKKRVKQKDKKKRKKKKKKMKKKSKKKAKEKAKEEKAKGEEVPGPSLEQWQKEAVVDSGPALTDEQKSRIQAMKPMTKEEWDARQSVIRRVVDPETGRTRLIKGDGEVLEEIVSKERHKEINKQATRGDGLAFQVRTGMLQ, encoded by the exons ATGCCTAAAGGCAGGCCCAACACCATGAACAACTACGGGGTAGGACTCATCCCTTGTGCTTCTTTTCCTCCCAATTTTATTCAAG GTTTTGCTGAACGAGCTGGGCATGGACGAGCCTTTCCTGACGCCGCTGCGGGAGCGGCTCCGGCCCATCACAGCGCTGCTGTACCCGGAGCTGGGCGGGGCCTGCCTGGACAGCCACAAAGCCTTCGTGGTCAAGTACTCCCTGCACGAGGACCTGGACCTCAGCTCCCACTACGACAACGCCGAAGTCACCCTGAACGTTTGCCTGGGAAAAGAATTCACAGAAGGAAATCTGTACTTCGGGGAATTCAACCAG gagctgccatgGCCCACGGCCGCGCGCGGAGCAGCAGCAAAAGCGACTCCcggagcaggcaggagaggaaggagaggaaaaggaggaagagcagCAAGGACTcgcagcagggcagcagctctccacCCAGGAAGAGGATCTCTGGCTCTCAGGGACACACCTCGAGcttggcagcagccagggaag aaaagaaaaaggaaggaaaggacaaaaagaagaggaaggcCAGTACCTCTTCCTCTGGGACATCTTCGTCCACCAGctcttcctcatcttcctcttcctccagctcctcttctGATGACTCCAGTGACAGTGACTCCAAAGTGAAGAAGAGTCAAGACAGCAAAAAAAAGCGAGTgaaacaaaaagacaaaaagaagaggaagaagaagaagaaaaaaatgaagaagaaatcAAAGAAGAAGGCAAAGGAGAAGGCTAAGGAGGAGAAGGCCAAGGGAGAAGAGGTGCCTGGGCCCTCGCTGGAGCAGTGGCAGAAGGAGGCAGTGGTGGACTCTGGGCCAG ctctgacagatgaaCAGAAATCCCGGATCCAGGCCATGAAGCCAATGACAAAGGAGGAGTGGGACGCGAGGCAGAGCGTCATAAGGAGAGTGGTGGATCCTGAAACAGGGAGAACCAG GCTCATTAAAGGGGACGGGGAAGTCCTGGAAGAAATCGTCAGCAAGGAGAGACACAAGGAGATTAACAAG CAAGCCACGCGTGGGGACGGGCTGGCCTTCCAGGTGAGGACGGGCATGCTGCAGTGA
- the LOC135282385 gene encoding ADP-ribosylation factor-like protein 6-interacting protein 4 isoform X5, with translation MAHGRARSSSKSDSRSRQERKERKRRKSSKDSQQGSSSPPRKRISGSQGHTSSLAAAREEKKKEGKDKKKRKASTSSSGTSSSTSSSSSSSSSSSSSDDSSDSDSKVKKSQDSKKKRVKQKDKKKRKKKKKKMKKKSKKKAKEKAKEEKAKGEEVPGPSLEQWQKEAVVDSGPALTDEQKSRIQAMKPMTKEEWDARQSVIRRVVDPETGRTRLIKGDGEVLEEIVSKERHKEINKQATRGDGLAFQVRTGMLQ, from the exons atgGCCCACGGCCGCGCGCGGAGCAGCAGCAAAAGCGACTCCcggagcaggcaggagaggaaggagaggaaaaggaggaagagcagCAAGGACTcgcagcagggcagcagctctccacCCAGGAAGAGGATCTCTGGCTCTCAGGGACACACCTCGAGcttggcagcagccagggaag aaaagaaaaaggaaggaaaggacaaaaagaagaggaaggcCAGTACCTCTTCCTCTGGGACATCTTCGTCCACCAGctcttcctcatcttcctcttcctccagctcctcttctGATGACTCCAGTGACAGTGACTCCAAAGTGAAGAAGAGTCAAGACAGCAAAAAAAAGCGAGTgaaacaaaaagacaaaaagaagaggaagaagaagaagaaaaaaatgaagaagaaatcAAAGAAGAAGGCAAAGGAGAAGGCTAAGGAGGAGAAGGCCAAGGGAGAAGAGGTGCCTGGGCCCTCGCTGGAGCAGTGGCAGAAGGAGGCAGTGGTGGACTCTGGGCCAG ctctgacagatgaaCAGAAATCCCGGATCCAGGCCATGAAGCCAATGACAAAGGAGGAGTGGGACGCGAGGCAGAGCGTCATAAGGAGAGTGGTGGATCCTGAAACAGGGAGAACCAG GCTCATTAAAGGGGACGGGGAAGTCCTGGAAGAAATCGTCAGCAAGGAGAGACACAAGGAGATTAACAAG CAAGCCACGCGTGGGGACGGGCTGGCCTTCCAGGTGAGGACGGGCATGCTGCAGTGA